From a single Arachis hypogaea cultivar Tifrunner chromosome 3, arahy.Tifrunner.gnm2.J5K5, whole genome shotgun sequence genomic region:
- the LOC112789002 gene encoding disease resistance protein RPV1 — protein sequence MSWIEGQHLGIVPLLEETWLVGGVKKQSVVARSSAEAEFRAVTHGICEALWVEKILQELKVPISPPIRRKRTLRSNNILFQRWKRGEETRHGFTGHLYDALCRNGISTFIDDENLRTGETIRPQLLQWIEAAKISIIVFSTNYAASTWCLDELVKILQCRRERNQLVFPVFYKVEPSDVRHQRNTYKEAVDAHEIRFGCHSQKVKEWKEALAETSNMKGFHLKQGYEFEFIQKIVSKALTGIPPRQLLIGDHMVGLQTRVVEVESHLYSKYRTLSNGESPKRKHYNNIAMLGIVGIGGSGKTTLAKALYNSICDRFECACFLFNVRKISDQEEGLVRLQQTLLSKLLGEGEIKVRSVEEGISMIKEKLSKKRALIVLDDVDKIEELKALAGECDWFSDKTRIIITTRDKYLLTAHEVEKIYEMKLLSDPESLELFCWNAFKMTGPKANYEDLSNQAIYYAQGLPLALKVIGSNLINKNLEEWKSALDKYEKNPPKDI from the exons ATGTCATGGATAGAAGGTCAACATCTGGGTATTGTACCTTTGTTGGAGGAAACTTGGTTAGTTGGAGGAGTAAAAAAGCAGAGTGTTGTGGCACGAAGTAGTGCAGAAGCTGAGTTTAGAGCAGTGACTCATGGAATATGTGAAGCACTATGGGTAGAGAAAATCCTACAAGAACTAAAGGTTCCCATTTCTCCACCAATAAG GCGGAAAAGGACTTTGAGGAGTAATAATATACTGTTTCAAAGATGGAAGAG GGGTGAAGAGACACGTCATGGATTCACAGGTCATCTCTATGATGCTCTTTGCCGCAACGGAATCAGCACCTTCATCGATGATGAGAATCTCAGAACAGGAGAAACAATTCGACCTCAACTCCTTCAATGGATTGAAGCAGCAAAGATCTCGATTATTGTTTTCTCAACAAACTATGCAGCTTCAACATGGTGCCTTGATGAACTCGTCAAGATCCTGCAATGTCGCAGGGAAAGGAACCAACTTGTGTTTCCAGTCTTCTACAAAGTAGAGCCCTCAGATGTACGGCATCAGAGGAACACTTACAAGGAAGCCGTGGATGCTCATGAAATCAGGTTTGGTTGTCACTCTCAGAAGGTGAAAGAATGGAAGGAAGCTTTGGCCGAAACATCCAACATGAAAGGATTTCATTTGAAACAAGG GTATGAGTTCGAGTTTATTCAAAAAATTGTAAGCAAGGCATTGACTGGTATACCTCCAAGACAATTACTTATTGGGGATCATATGGTTGGATTGCAAACTCGAGTTGTAGAAGTGGAGTCACATCTATATTCTAAGTACAGGACATTATCCAATGGCGAATCACCCAAAAGAAAGCACTACAATAACATTGCCATGTTGGGGATTGTTGGAATTGGTGGGAGTGGAAAGACGACGCTTGCCAAAGCCTTGTATAACTCCATCTGCGACCGGTTTGAATGTGCttgttttcttttcaatgttAGAAAAATTTCAGATCAAGAAGAGGGCCTAGTACGTCTACAGCAAACGCTCCTCTCAAAGTTGCTTGGGGAGGGGGAAATCAAGGTCCGCAGTGTTGAGGAAGGAATCAGTATGATCAAAGAGAAACTTAGCAAAAAAAGAGCTCTTATTGTTCTTGATGATGTTGATAAGATAGAAGAATTAAAAGCATTGGCAGGAGAATGTGATTGGTTTAGTGACAAGACTCGAATTATTATAACAACAAGGGATAAATATCTTCTAACAGCTCATGAAGTCGAAAAGATTTACGAGATGAAATTGCTAAGTGACCCTGAATCTCTAGAGCTCTTCTGTTGGAACGCCTTCAAAATGACAGGGCCCAAAGCAAACTATGAAGATCTATCCAATCAAGCAATATATTATGCTCAGGGCCTTCCATTAGCCTTAAAGGTTATAGGgtctaatttgattaataaaaatttagaagAGTGGAAGTCTGCTTTGGACAAATATGAGAAGAATCCTCCTAAAGACATTTGA
- the LOC112789003 gene encoding lignin-forming anionic peroxidase, whose amino-acid sequence MGGRIQSVTITFAIILVLLGTACDAQLSSTFYDTTCPNALSTIRTTIRTAVSKERRMAASLVRLHFHDCFVQGCDASILLDDSPPTIVSEKGALPNNNSVRGFEVIDQAKAAVEKVCPGVVSCADIVAVAARDASFAVGGPSWVVKLGRRDSTTASIALANSDLPLASDDLNTLISRFSNKGFSAKEMVTLSGAHTIGQARCVTFRNRIYGNTSDIDAGFASTRQRGCPSLINNDNNKKLSPLDLVTPNSFDNNYFKNLIQKKGLLQSDQVLFSGGSTDSFVSEYSKNPTTFKSDFAAAMIKMGDISPLTGSAGIIRKICSAIN is encoded by the exons atgggcGGCAGAATTCAAAGTGTCACTATTACTTTTGCTATCATATTGGTTCTCTTAGGCACAGCATGTGATGCACAGTTATCTTCAACATTTTATGATACAACATGCCCCAATGCCCTTTCCACCATTCGAACCACCATTCGCACGGCGGTTTCTAAGGAGCGCCGCATGGCGGCTTCTCTTGTTCGCCTTCATTTCCATGACTGCTTTGTTCAG GGTTGTGATGCATCAATTTTACTAGATGATAGCCCCCCGACAATTGTGAGCGAGAAAGGTGCATTACCTAATAATaactcagttagaggatttgaaGTCATAGATCAAGCTAAAGCTGCTGTAGAGAAAGTATGCCCTGGAGTCGTTTCATGCGCAGACATTGTTGCTGTAGCTGCTCGTGATGCATCATTCGCT gtgggtggTCCATCATGGGTTGTGAAGCTTGGACGCAGAGATTCTACTACAGCAAGTATAGCTTTGGCTAATAGTGACCTTCCACTTGCCTCAGATGATCTTAACACTCTCATCTCTCGTTTCAGTAACAAAGGATTTAGTGCAAAAGAAATGGTCACTTTATCTG gTGCCCATACAATTGGACAAGCTCGATGTGTCACATTCAGAAATAGAATATATGGTAACACAAGTGACATTGATGCTGGTTTTGCTAGCACTCGCCAACGTGGTTGTCCATCTTTGATTAACAACGACAACAATAAAAAGTTGTCACCATTGGACTTGGTCACACCCAATTCTTTTGATAACAACTACTTCAAGAACTTGATTCAGAAGAAGGGTCTTCTTCAATCGGATCAAGTTTTGTTTAGTGGAGGATCTACAGATTCATTTGTTTCTGAGTATAGTAAGAATCCTACAACTTTTAAATCGGATTTTGCAGCTGCTATGATAAAAATGGGAGATATTTCCCCTTTGACTGGATCAGCTGGAATCATAAGAAAAATTTGCAGTGCTATCAACTAA